In Petrotoga sp. 9PW.55.5.1, a genomic segment contains:
- a CDS encoding MFS transporter: protein MRRSNNQTKNSMLIIFGITLMVVMGVSSISPIFPMLKDEFNVTEQQVGLLITFFNLPAIFLTPVFGILADRYGRKKFLVPLLFLYAISGVLCAFTRKFSVLLFLRALNGIGASSLGALNVTLMGDLFEGKDRIKIIGYNETVANIGLAIYPSIGGLLAIFGWQYPFFLSLLAIPIGILTLVFLEDSHQKEDENFKEYFVGLLKALKDVKIVFIYLAGFSTFFLMSGAYSLTTQLSTKKNRGAVLSLREVFFKLSGTIAPLMMGWLYAINGLKAVYLFSGIFSLIIFFLFLFVFKKIF, encoded by the coding sequence TTGAGAAGATCAAATAACCAAACTAAAAATTCAATGTTGATTATTTTTGGAATAACCTTAATGGTAGTTATGGGAGTGTCAAGTATTTCTCCCATTTTCCCTATGTTAAAAGATGAATTTAATGTAACTGAACAACAAGTTGGACTTTTAATTACTTTTTTTAATCTTCCCGCTATATTTTTGACTCCCGTTTTTGGAATATTAGCTGATCGGTATGGAAGAAAAAAATTCTTGGTTCCTTTGCTTTTTTTATATGCAATTTCCGGAGTATTATGTGCTTTTACTAGAAAATTTAGTGTTTTGTTGTTTTTAAGAGCTTTGAATGGGATCGGAGCATCCTCATTAGGAGCATTAAACGTAACCCTTATGGGAGATCTTTTTGAAGGTAAAGATAGGATAAAGATAATCGGATACAATGAAACAGTCGCAAATATTGGTTTGGCTATATACCCTTCTATAGGTGGTTTGTTAGCAATATTTGGTTGGCAGTATCCTTTTTTCTTGTCTTTGCTGGCTATTCCAATAGGTATATTAACTTTAGTTTTTTTAGAGGATTCTCACCAAAAAGAGGATGAAAACTTTAAAGAATATTTTGTGGGTCTTTTAAAAGCTTTAAAGGATGTTAAAATAGTTTTTATTTACCTTGCAGGTTTTTCGACTTTTTTTTTGATGAGTGGTGCATACTCCTTAACAACTCAATTAAGTACAAAAAAGAACCGTGGTGCTGTTCTCTCATTAAGAGAGGTATTTTTTAAGTTATCCGGAACTATTGCACCATTAATGATGGGTTGGTTATATGCTATTAACGGATTGAAAGCTGTTTATTTGTTTTCTGGGATTTTTTCATTAATAATTTTCTTTTTATTTTTGTTTGTTTTCAAAAAAATATTTTAA
- a CDS encoding ABC transporter ATP-binding protein has product MPNKLLEVKNLVKIFHLGGRFFGSKLKAVNNVSFDIEAGKPEILTFAGETGSGKTTVARMILGLEEPTSGKVIYKGRDVTHIKKRQELMKHMKEVQPIFQNPFETFNPLKKVDSYLFEMTDNYHLAKTNEEKLKVIEEPLNSVGLTLKEIKGRYPNELSGGQLQRASVARALITRPSLLIADEPVSMVDASLRMSIVNLFAELKNKFNVSVLYITHDLATAYYISDRIAIMLRGDVVEFGDIEKVMLSPLHPYTKILIESVPQPDPEGTWKEDIKLSALEVKEFSRLGCKFYERCPFAMEVCKNIEPPNVFEDGREVKCHLYSKEIKNYKKVKKFVE; this is encoded by the coding sequence TTGCCGAACAAACTATTAGAAGTTAAGAATTTAGTAAAAATATTTCATTTAGGCGGAAGGTTTTTTGGAAGTAAGTTAAAAGCAGTAAATAATGTGAGTTTTGATATAGAAGCGGGTAAACCTGAAATACTAACTTTTGCTGGAGAGACAGGAAGTGGGAAAACGACAGTTGCTAGGATGATATTAGGTTTAGAAGAACCAACATCTGGAAAAGTAATTTATAAGGGCAGAGATGTAACCCATATAAAAAAAAGGCAAGAATTAATGAAACACATGAAAGAAGTACAACCAATTTTTCAGAATCCGTTTGAGACATTCAATCCTCTTAAGAAAGTAGACTCCTATTTGTTTGAAATGACTGACAATTATCATTTAGCAAAGACAAATGAGGAAAAGTTAAAGGTTATAGAAGAACCTCTCAATTCAGTTGGTCTAACTCTTAAAGAAATCAAAGGGAGATATCCAAATGAATTATCTGGTGGACAACTTCAAAGGGCTTCAGTAGCAAGAGCTTTAATAACAAGACCTTCTTTACTTATTGCTGATGAACCAGTTTCAATGGTTGATGCCTCACTAAGAATGTCGATCGTTAATTTATTTGCTGAGTTAAAAAATAAATTTAACGTATCTGTATTATATATAACACATGATCTTGCAACAGCTTATTATATAAGTGATCGTATAGCAATAATGTTAAGAGGAGATGTAGTTGAATTTGGAGATATAGAAAAAGTTATGCTTTCGCCACTTCATCCATACACAAAAATACTCATCGAATCAGTTCCACAACCTGATCCTGAAGGAACTTGGAAAGAAGATATAAAACTTTCAGCTCTTGAAGTAAAAGAATTTTCACGTCTTGGCTGTAAATTTTATGAAAGATGTCCTTTTGCCATGGAGGTATGTAAGAATATTGAACCCCCAAATGTTTTTGAAGATGGTAGAGAAGTAAAGTGCCATCTTTATTCTAAAGAAATAAAAAATTATAAGAAAGTAAAAAAATTCGTCGAATAA
- a CDS encoding S41 family peptidase, translating to MSKKKKKLISIIVIFGLFITSWIFADSVYNSYQNKNAEQIYYEKFEEPIYSVLYYITNYYYNKDKIDYDKILDSTIEGMIQGLEDPFAWYLDSVETEESRIDIEAKYGGIGLTIRYDYDAKAVVIVSPMSGTPAERAGLMPNDYILSVDGTPTSELGINKAASLMRGDPGTAVTLEVYRGSWNEPKNVTLIREIIETRTVKHDIISYNNETYGYILLTNFAKSSSQEMSEALESLSTKSINGLILDLRNNPGGLLQAAIDITSMFLKTGEIVSVSYFDNTKETISTIPGKYNAFLRDLPIVVLVNNASASASEIFTGALKDNNVATIIGETTYGKAAVQSTFSLTTGGEIWLPIAQYLTPNGSDIHLKGIAPDIEVKNPVKEIVSFDEISEEEAFQAFLTTTDKPVLDLDNDLQLKAAVDFLSGGK from the coding sequence ATGAGTAAAAAGAAAAAGAAATTAATATCGATAATAGTAATTTTTGGTTTATTTATTACTTCCTGGATTTTTGCAGACAGTGTTTACAATAGTTATCAAAACAAAAATGCCGAGCAAATATACTATGAAAAATTTGAAGAACCGATTTATTCAGTTCTTTACTATATTACTAATTATTATTATAATAAAGACAAAATAGATTATGATAAAATATTAGACTCTACTATTGAAGGCATGATTCAAGGTTTGGAGGATCCATTTGCTTGGTATCTTGATTCTGTTGAAACTGAAGAAAGTAGAATTGATATAGAAGCTAAATACGGAGGTATAGGTTTAACTATAAGATATGACTACGATGCAAAAGCTGTAGTGATTGTTTCCCCTATGAGCGGTACTCCGGCAGAAAGAGCAGGATTAATGCCCAATGATTACATTTTATCTGTGGATGGAACTCCTACCTCTGAATTAGGAATAAATAAGGCTGCTTCTTTAATGAGAGGTGACCCCGGCACAGCGGTAACTTTAGAAGTTTATAGGGGCTCATGGAATGAACCAAAAAATGTGACATTAATCAGAGAGATTATTGAGACTAGAACAGTAAAACACGATATTATTAGTTATAACAATGAAACTTATGGCTACATACTTTTAACTAATTTTGCAAAATCAAGTTCTCAAGAAATGAGTGAAGCTTTGGAAAGTTTATCAACAAAAAGTATAAATGGACTCATTTTAGATCTTAGGAACAATCCAGGAGGTTTGTTGCAAGCAGCAATAGATATCACTTCAATGTTTTTGAAAACAGGCGAGATAGTTAGCGTTTCGTACTTTGACAATACTAAAGAAACTATTTCCACTATACCTGGTAAGTATAATGCTTTTTTGAGAGATTTACCTATTGTAGTTTTGGTAAATAATGCTTCAGCATCAGCTTCGGAAATTTTTACTGGCGCACTAAAAGACAACAATGTGGCAACTATTATCGGAGAAACAACATACGGAAAAGCAGCCGTTCAGTCTACATTTTCTTTAACTACTGGGGGAGAAATTTGGTTACCTATTGCTCAATATCTTACTCCGAATGGAAGCGACATACATTTAAAAGGTATAGCTCCAGATATTGAAGTTAAGAACCCTGTTAAAGAAATTGTTTCTTTCGATGAAATTTCAGAAGAGGAAGCATTTCAAGCGTTTTTAACAACTACTGATAAACCTGTTCTGGATTTAGATAATGATTTACAATTAAAAGCTGCTGTTGATTTTTTATCGGGAGGTAAATAA
- a CDS encoding carbohydrate ABC transporter permease: MTPGFEKSRNKWGCFFVSIAVFFLVLFIFYPLVYSLYLSTFSTRGVLKNFVGFGNFQRLFQDTYFLQSLKNILIILVIQVPIMLFLALIYAFILNDPKLKLKGVFRTALFLPAVTSLVAYNVVFKMMFSNVSNS, encoded by the coding sequence ATGACACCCGGATTTGAAAAAAGTCGAAATAAATGGGGTTGCTTTTTTGTTAGCATTGCAGTTTTTTTCTTAGTTTTATTTATTTTTTATCCTTTAGTGTATTCTCTTTATTTATCAACATTTTCAACTAGAGGTGTTTTAAAGAATTTTGTGGGTTTTGGTAATTTTCAAAGGCTCTTTCAAGATACATACTTTTTACAATCATTAAAAAATATTCTTATAATTTTGGTTATTCAAGTTCCTATAATGCTTTTCTTAGCTCTTATATACGCATTTATACTTAACGATCCAAAATTAAAGCTTAAAGGAGTATTTAGAACAGCACTTTTTTTACCTGCAGTTACTTCCCTTGTTGCTTACAACGTGGTTTTTAAAATGATGTTTTCAAATGTTTCTAATTCTTAA
- a CDS encoding RND family transporter, which yields MIFTVFFGIISTQLRVNSDLLEIMPQDSEIVIELQKELLLLEDSDVMVAAFFLNEESDPHQIAKAFSEQMLQESTFSTFIQTDLSFLFSYGIINLSQTDILYEIYENIQNLTNNLTGNFTYDFKIFEQIDNFIDSIYSLEQVLEEGDSSDPVSSYYALSPDRRIMIMGLTFNEPASNLEYVNYIVPRVKSILKNIENNYNIRTGLTNSYIGAYESNKTVMEDFTRTTVLSIILITILFAFAFGNFTLSFIVLIGLLVSTLLTLGFITLTFQELNIVTSFVMAITLGLGIDYGIHIITRFSKHMEEEEDFISALTSTYKGVISPIFLGMITTILVFLTLLFMGLPAFNELAIVSSIGLIIFFLVMSFFVPALVYMFKNKIKFGSLSFKINNFFKTLPHKISQNSKIIFIVIAPVVLIFSVIGIFNYINFSYTPPGLISSEAESVKIGEEVLSHFGTASFDTMHYLLRVDEDLEKTKKELMDTGVVKSVSSLPDIIRENIGDFPIIKSQLEGFSQVINNPIIISILNKYNLYSDSLKLIDAAARSSDLYHFTLNTLNILPEDLRNNFLVQKDGYDYLVLEITPKFTLWEDNGIKKFFDALGEEKTERIMGLPKATYKIMEMVRNRFYIPLLLSFVFIWGTTAIVRKNVIQPSEAMLSLILSVLSTFGVSYLIGIRATFVTVLTFPLIFGIGIDGFLHLYHTFSENKMNFWNSLKSITFSLITTTLSFLSFQVSRGDLLKEFSLTMSMSLGFTWLFTTIIFIVNREILRKFWRGKKKTD from the coding sequence ATGATTTTCACAGTCTTTTTTGGAATTATTTCAACCCAACTGCGAGTTAATTCTGATTTATTAGAAATAATGCCTCAAGATTCAGAAATAGTTATAGAACTTCAAAAGGAACTTTTATTATTAGAAGATTCCGATGTAATGGTGGCCGCTTTTTTTTTAAATGAAGAATCAGATCCACATCAAATTGCAAAAGCTTTTTCTGAACAAATGCTTCAAGAGAGTACCTTTTCTACTTTCATACAGACTGATCTCTCTTTTTTGTTCTCTTATGGGATTATTAATTTAAGCCAGACCGATATTTTGTATGAAATCTATGAAAACATTCAAAACTTAACTAACAATCTTACAGGAAATTTCACTTACGATTTTAAAATCTTTGAACAAATTGATAATTTTATTGATAGTATCTATTCATTAGAACAAGTTTTGGAGGAAGGAGATAGTTCTGATCCAGTAAGTTCTTATTACGCACTTTCTCCAGATAGAAGAATTATGATCATGGGGCTCACTTTCAATGAACCGGCTAGTAATTTAGAATATGTAAATTACATTGTTCCAAGGGTAAAATCGATTTTGAAAAATATAGAAAATAATTACAATATTCGTACGGGACTTACTAATTCATACATAGGAGCTTATGAATCCAATAAAACGGTAATGGAAGACTTCACAAGGACGACAGTTCTTTCTATAATTCTTATAACTATTCTTTTTGCTTTCGCTTTTGGAAACTTCACTCTATCCTTTATTGTTTTGATTGGATTACTTGTATCCACTTTGTTGACACTAGGATTTATAACTCTAACTTTTCAAGAACTTAATATCGTTACTTCTTTTGTCATGGCTATAACATTAGGTTTGGGTATAGATTATGGTATTCATATAATAACAAGATTTTCAAAACATATGGAAGAAGAGGAAGATTTTATTTCTGCACTTACTTCTACATACAAAGGAGTTATTTCACCAATATTTCTAGGTATGATCACAACTATTCTTGTTTTTTTAACTCTTTTATTCATGGGCTTACCAGCTTTCAATGAGCTTGCAATTGTTAGTTCTATAGGATTAATAATATTCTTTTTAGTTATGTCTTTTTTTGTCCCTGCTTTAGTTTACATGTTTAAAAATAAGATTAAATTTGGTTCTTTATCCTTTAAAATAAACAATTTTTTTAAAACTCTTCCTCACAAAATTTCGCAAAATTCTAAGATCATTTTTATTGTTATAGCTCCTGTTGTTTTAATCTTTAGCGTCATTGGAATATTTAATTATATTAACTTTTCATATACTCCACCTGGACTAATTTCTTCGGAAGCAGAATCTGTAAAAATCGGAGAAGAGGTTTTATCGCATTTTGGAACTGCTTCTTTTGATACAATGCATTACCTTTTAAGAGTTGATGAAGATTTGGAGAAAACAAAAAAAGAATTGATGGATACCGGCGTTGTGAAATCTGTAAGTAGTTTACCTGATATTATTAGAGAGAACATCGGGGATTTCCCAATTATAAAAAGTCAATTAGAGGGTTTTTCACAGGTAATCAATAATCCAATTATAATATCTATTTTAAATAAATACAATCTTTACTCAGATAGTTTAAAGTTAATAGATGCCGCTGCGAGATCTTCCGATCTTTACCATTTTACCCTTAACACTTTGAATATTTTACCTGAAGACCTTAGGAATAATTTTCTTGTCCAAAAAGATGGATATGATTATCTTGTTTTGGAGATAACTCCAAAGTTTACTTTATGGGAAGATAACGGCATAAAAAAATTTTTTGATGCACTTGGTGAGGAAAAAACCGAAAGAATAATGGGGCTTCCTAAAGCTACATACAAGATTATGGAAATGGTCAGAAACCGATTTTATATCCCCCTACTGCTTTCATTCGTTTTTATATGGGGAACAACTGCAATAGTAAGAAAAAACGTTATACAACCTTCCGAAGCTATGTTAAGTTTAATCTTGTCAGTCTTATCAACATTTGGTGTATCTTATTTAATTGGGATAAGAGCAACTTTTGTCACAGTACTAACCTTTCCGTTAATTTTTGGAATTGGTATAGATGGATTTCTCCACCTATACCATACTTTCAGTGAAAATAAAATGAACTTCTGGAATTCTTTGAAATCTATTACATTTTCTCTTATAACCACTACATTATCCTTTTTAAGTTTTCAAGTCTCAAGAGGAGACCTACTAAAAGAATTCAGCTTAACTATGTCCATGTCTTTAGGTTTTACTTGGCTATTCACAACAATCATATTTATAGTAAATAGAGAAATTCTCAGGAAATTTTGGAGAGGTAAAAAAAAGACTGATTAG
- a CDS encoding metal-sensitive transcriptional regulator gives MVNKNDKENLINRLKRIEGQVRGLQKMLEEERRCEDILTQLSAVKGALNKAAEEIMRGYTKSCIIEYEKSGNDKMLDELIEVLSKFREI, from the coding sequence ATGGTTAACAAAAACGACAAAGAAAATCTGATAAATCGTTTAAAACGAATTGAAGGACAAGTTCGGGGTTTGCAAAAGATGTTAGAAGAAGAAAGAAGATGTGAAGATATATTAACTCAATTGTCTGCTGTAAAAGGAGCGCTAAATAAAGCAGCAGAAGAAATTATGAGGGGTTATACTAAAAGTTGTATTATTGAGTACGAAAAAAGTGGTAATGATAAAATGCTTGATGAGTTGATTGAGGTTTTATCAAAATTCAGAGAAATATGA